The Camelina sativa cultivar DH55 chromosome 14, Cs, whole genome shotgun sequence genome includes a window with the following:
- the LOC109128844 gene encoding uncharacterized protein LOC109128844 — translation MVHFDRLNDVHLVRYDWKVSVKIIRKWNKRDDDIFTSGLGDKMQATISDNLVHRLCIHKGIEEDEWKTILNFKVEVESSGVKVVDTNYRIKFTTNTILENIDSLLNNQFMDYQTLDKINDGWSALANIFCLDTMWEIVRVEPMIHVDDPTAVRYNEKI, via the exons ATGGTTCATTTTGACCGACTTAACGATGTCCATTTAGTGCGTTATGATTGGAAGGTTTCTGTTAAGATCATAAGGAAATGGAACAAGAGAGATGACGACATTTTCACCTCTGGACTG GGTGACAAGATGCAAGCAACAATAAGTGACAACCTTGTTCACCGGTTATGCATACATAAAGGGATCGAGGAGGATGAGTGGAAAACCATTTTAAATTTCAAGGTTGAAGTCGAGAGTTCCGGTGTGAAGGTTGTAGATACTAACTACCGGATCAAATTCACTACAAACACAATTCTTGAAAACATTGATAGCTTATTGAACAATCAATTCATGGACTACCAAACCTTAGACAAGATTAATGATGGATGGTCTGCTCTGGCCAACATCTTCTGCTTAG ATACGATGTGGGAAATAGTCCGCGTGGAACCAATGATACATGTTGATGATCCAACTGCTGTTCGTTATAACGAAAAGATCtga